In Clupea harengus chromosome 1, Ch_v2.0.2, whole genome shotgun sequence, one DNA window encodes the following:
- the nucb1 gene encoding nucleobindin-1, whose translation MMNPHWLLLLSLSLEVMAGPIKPNPNQQEVPPPKEEIQDENADTGLYYDRYLREVIEVLETDPHFREKLQTANTEDIKSGRLSKELDLVGHHVRTRLDELKRQEVSRLRMLLKAKMDSTNTQSVQMDHVSLLKQFEHLDPHNQNTFEAKDLELLIATATKDLENYDAERHEEFKRYEMLKEHERREYLKGLDQEKRDTEEKRLEELKEKHRQHPKVNAPGSVAQLREVWEETDGLDPQEFNPKTFFKLHDTNGDGLLDEQELEALFTKELEKVYDPKNEEDDMMEMEEERLRMREHVMKNVDLDHDRVVSMDEFLRSTEKKEFNNAKEWQTLDDTRPVYSEEELQRFEVELRDKEAELGRKAESLRQEQDLLQERGKALEAQKREYQQAVKEMAQRQKQQQEVKEQPPPSGPNGELLFQQGINQLQQDEPVGKVPVENDAEIRSSLPAEPPQNLPHHTS comes from the exons ATGATGAATCCtcattggctgctgctgctgtcactcTCGTTGGAGGTGATGGCGGGACCCATTAAACCCAACCCTAATCAGCAGGAGGTCCCTCCCCCTAAGGAGGAGATACAAGATGAGAACGCG GACACAGGGTTGTATTATGACCGGTATCTGAGGGAGGTCATTGAGGTGCTGGAGACAGATCCTCACTTTAGAGAGAAGCTGCAGACAGCCAACACTGAAGACATTAAA AGTGGACGTCTGAGTAAAGAACTGGACCTGGTTGGCCACCATGTCAGAACAAGGCTGGATGAACTGAAGAGACAGGAAGTGTCACGCCTAAGAATGCTGCTTAAAGCCAAAATGGACAGCACCAACACCCAGA GTGTGCAAATGGATCACGTCTCACTTCTTAAACAGTTTGAACACTTGGACCCTCACAACCAGAATACGTTTGAGGCCAAAGACCTGGAGCTTCTCATTGCTACG gCCACCAAAGACCTGGAGAACTATGATGCGGAGCGGCACGAGGAGTTCAAACGCTACGAAATGCTGAAGGAACATGAGAGGAGGGAGTACCTGAAGGGCCTGGACCAGGAGAAGAGGGACACGGAGGAGAAGAGGTtggaggagctgaaggagaaacACCGGCAGCATCCCAAAGTGAATGCCCCg GGCAGTGTTGCTCAGTTACGTGAGGTGTGGGAGGAAACCGACGGTTTAGATCCACAGGAGTTTAACCCCAAAACCTTTTTCAAACTGCACG ATACCAATGGAGATGGCCTGTTGGACGAGCAGGAGCTTGAGGCTCTCTTCACCAAAGAG CTGGAGAAGGTGTACGACCCAAAGAATGAAGAAGATGAcatgatggagatggaggaggagaggctgagaaTGAGGGAGCATgtcatgaaaaat GTGGACCTCGATCATGACCGTGTTGTCAGCATGGATGAGTTTCTGAGGTCGACCGAGAAGAAAGAATTTAACAACGCCAAAGAATGGCAG ACCCTGGACGACACGAGGCCTGTGTACTCAGAGGAGGAACTTCAGCGCTTTGAGGTGGAGCTCCGTGATAAGGAAGCGGAGCTCGGCAGGAAGGCGGAGAGTCTGAGGCAGGAGCAGGATCTATTGCAGGAGAGGGGCAAAGCTCTGGAGGCCCAGAAGAGGGAGTACCAGCAG gcCGTTAAGGAAAtggcacagagacagaaacagcagcaggaaGTGAAGGAGCAGCCTCCTCCGTCGGGTCCTAATGGAGAGCTGCTGTTTCAGCAGGGGATAAACCAGCTCCAGCAGGATGAGCCAG TTGGGAAAGTCCCTGTTGAGAATGATGCCGAGATCCGGAGCAGTCTCCCAGCCGAGCCACCACAGAACCTCCCGCATCACACGTCTTAA